The genomic region cgggcgggcgcagcggtcgcgtcgttagccaggctcacgtcccatcctgggacagcaagggagcctcctctcacggcgtggagacggtgcacccgtgacccgttcctcgaacggatcgcacgcgcgcaacggccgccccgccaaccactcgccccgtcgcattaactccgcggcgggacaggcgacgtCTCTGACggaaggagcgcgcgacgcttcaccttcgccataataaccgcgtcagaaaaggtacgccacgtcgtccgatttcgtatccttttccgttttcctctttctctatctcttgcaacagggaccgggaaagggggataccccgaaagggatccttctccgcgaaggaaccgggctccgagccccccactactgatcaggggttcgaaggctggccctccgaagggttcaacagccgcctcagatcgcgtgggcccgacacccactactggtcaggggttcgaaggccagccccccgaagggttccatggccgcctcaggctactcgggctccgcgcccattactgatcaggggttcgaaggctggcccccgaagggttcatagttgcctcagacaccgagcgagggatgaccaggggtacgttcgatacataaccgaggctcgggctgcgctcccgaggtaccctaggacatttccgagaccagcgggaacgatcttgtaacggaatcccaccggagggaggcatcgagccctcggaccccgtcgccaggggaccgggtccggcaaatcacccgcaggtacttttgggcgtgcctctgggcccctagccgacccccaacgaacggggcacggacgtccactcggattacccgcttgcagctcaccggagacaccatgttcggtgcccatcgagggtaacatggcgcactccccccctcctccttgcggaaaggcgacgtaggggcgtatgtaaaaagtcgagtctgtccctgatcgtcctctcgccctgtgcagaggctcgggggctgctctcgcaaaaaccggctccggccaaatcgttgacagcgtcaacataccagcccgagagcttgggccccgaccgtgcacccgggctacggccagttcgcatgagggaacgaccagaccagccgaagcgttacgcgaggtattaagacctcgaaggagtgtaaccactcctccgaggcctcgggggctacacccggcgggtgcgctcgcgcgcacccaccggaacgaaatgcaaccgagaaaagctggtccccttgcaaaaaagtgcgacaaaagcctccaagcgagtgctaacactcccttcgaggctcgggggctactgtcggggaccataattaggggtaccctcaagacgcctaattctcagctggtaacccccatcagcataaagctgcaaaggcctgatgggtacgattaagtcagggatcagtccacgcgagtgactcgatcacgcttcacccaagcctagcctcggccaagggcagccgacctcgagagacttccgtctcgcccgaggccccctttttatggcggacacatcaccggctcgcccgaggccttggcttcgctcagaagcaaccttgactaaatcgccacaccgactgaccaaattgcaggggcatttaacgcaaaggtggcctgacacctttatcctgacacgcgcccccggcagagccgaagtgaccgccgtcactccaccgctccactggccagtctgacagaaggacagcgccgcctgcgccactccgactgcagtgccactcgacagagtgagtctgacaggcagtcaggccttgccaaaggcgccacggtgaactccgctccgcccgaccccagggctcggactcgggctaagacccggaagacggcgaactccgctccgcccgaccccagggctcggactcgggctaagacccggaagacggcgaactccgctccgcccgaccccagggctcggactcgggctaagacccggaagacggcgaactccgctccgcccgaccccagggctcggactcgggctaagacccggaagacggcgaactccgctccgcccgaccccagggctcggactcgggctaagacccggaagacggcgaactccgctccgcccgaccccagggctcggactcgggctaagacccggaagacgacgaaactccgcttcgcccgaccccagggctcggactccgccctggcctcggccgaacgacttccgcctcgcccgaccccttggctcgggctcggccacggcaacggaaggcagacttaacctcggcttcggaggaacccccacgtcgccctgcctagggcacagaccgccacgtcaacaggaagcgccatcatcatcctaccccgaatcgactcgggtcacggagaacaagaccggcgtcccatccggccagctccgccggaggggcaatgatggcgctccacaagctctatgacgacgacggcccccagctctcttacggaagcaggacgacgtcagcagggactcgaccgctccaacagctgtccctccgccaggctccgccgcacctccgacagccacgacatcacgccagcagggtgcccagatctctccggctgccacattggcatgtacctagggcgctagctctcccttcgctagacacgtagcactctgctacaccccccattgtacacctggatcctctccttacgactataaaagggaggaccagggccttcttagagaaggttggccgcgcgggaccgaggacgggacaggcgctctcttggggccgctcgcttccctcacccgcgtggacgcttgtaacccccctactgcaagcgcacctgacctgggcgcgggacgaacacgaaggccgcgggacttccacctctctcacgctcggctccggcctcctcgcctctccccccttcgcgctcgcccacgcgctcgacccatctgggctggggcacgcagcacactcactcgtcggcttagggacccccctgtctcgaaacgccgacaaatagtaTTTGCTAATGTTTTTAGATAAAGTTCAAAGAATGCAAAGAAGACTTGGACTTATGAAAATGGTGATTCAGATGATCAACTTCTCAAGCAACAAGTGAATGGGGCATCAGGCCATAGTATAGAAGCCAACCCTAGCCAAGGCATCCAAGGAGCATCACATTAGAGTGAAGTAGGGCATTTGACCAATCATTGACATTGTTCGCAAAGGAGACAACAACCATGTTTGTTTCAACTTTTTTGCTGATTTTGGCCACTAGAAGTTGTTGTGGACTGCCAAATGCCtagcttttcagtcagcttctatgagaatcacatAAGCGAAAAACGTCCAAAATCAatgtaaacacataatcggtcgaGTTGTCATAATAGTAGAAATATGTCACTTTCCAGATCCTAAACGCTATGGACACcttcatcttcctccacacgtaatccccaaaatactcagattctccccgcAGCTAAATTCTTCCCACAACCAGATTCTCAGAGAAGCCTGTTAGAAAAAAGTTGAAACAAACAGGCCCAACATCTAACTAATCAATGAAGGTATTATACCCTTGGAGTTAGAGTTTGATGACCTCCAAAAAGGTTCCATAGAGGACATTagggcaccagacatgtccaACAAAGAGTGTCAAACTATATGCTACACATGCATGCCTCAATAGTCTATAACAACTAAATTTGACACAATAGTTATTGTATATCATCAAACTCTGACACAATGGTCTAATGATCATGTGTTAGACAATCATACTTGTTTGAGTTGAAGCTCATCTCAACTAAATCTAGTCACCAAAGTGCTTAGTGAAAAACTCTATGGTTAGCGTAGGTGTTATAAGGAAAATGGACTTCAGTCCATTTACAatttggttttggtgtttgatgattaatatGGCCATTTGAACTACATTATTGAAGTTAAACTAATCATTTTTGGAATGTTTTTAGACAACAAAAGACATACCTACCTATAATTTAGTGGCACATCTTCTAAAGATGAAAACTATAAATTAGGCTAGTTTCTATGGTTGCTATATGAAAATATTTCGGTGAAGTGACACTAAATAAATGAAAAGAGAGAAAACAGTATCGTTATGGTGATATAACTTGGGCTTGATAACCAAGACTAGAATCTTGGCAATTCTTATAGTTAGAACAACAATCAATTGTTTATTGTTCTCAAGAAATAACACCAAAATACTATGCTTGTGCATTAGATGAGCCATATATGATTAATGATATGACAGGGCAACGTTGCAGTGAGACCATATTTATATGAGATAGTGCACCAGGAATAGCATGAAAAGTATCATCAATTAATTATCATATTGAAAGCCTCCATTTTCCTTTAGGGCATGTttctttcgttggaattgaattccattttaataattataatttagacaaaactaattaagttcatatatttatatatgtaatatatttgtatactatcttaaatcatatgagagagatagttatatactacatttatgttataacgaagcaagtagaagagtgtgctataagttgtacatcagaaaaatagcatgtaaatctatagaatcaattttcatCTCTCACCTCATAAATTTGAGAtgggcttatatgataactttagaaagtggtggaatgtcacattctaaaaaatagcATATTACAATAGTAAGATtctaattcctcaaaatgaaaggaaacaaacggggccttagttACAAGGTCATTAGAGCATTGTGTAATATTTATGTATTTTCTTATGTCTAATCAAAATTAGAGAAGTTTAATTTAAGGTAAAGTTAAAACAACCTATATAAAAaagtatatatataatatattaaCGTGTAAGCGCACGAAACCGTGTTGTACACTTGCTTGTACCACactttaagggctagtttggtaacaacatttttcctagggatTTCACTTTTCCCAAGGAAAATTGGTTCATTTTCCCTTGGTAAAATAGAAATCACATGAGAAAATGGAGTtatcaaactagccctaaaagggAAAAATCACAAATACACTACACCCACTAATCCATTGCATGCCTGTATCAATTGTTCGTTTGATGAAcatagggctgggcattcggtctattagggtaattcggttcggtctattcgggtttgtgaAATTTCGGGTTCTAAAAAATAAGAACcgaaatttccaaaaatatttaaggaaccgaacccgaatagactcacaatttcggttcggtctattcggtccaccgaatagacccgaattgtagagagactagtatattttattaaaatatatacaatgaataattaattgaaagtactattactacaacaagtgactataaaaattaacattcaaagatatatatactatcgtttagatgatatcattatttctagctaataagttcataaatcatataataataccatcacatattaagagcttttttatatttcgggttattaggtctattcgggttttaaaggttaggaaccgaacccgaacccataacccgaaatatagcacatataggaaccgaacccgaacccgaaaacccgaatagaccaacaattcggtctattcgggttcgggtcgggttcgggttcggttttcggttttaaaatgcccacccctaGATGAACACACTTCAGTTGCAAACACTATCCATCTGTTTGGTTACCCGCACCATCTCGTCTTGGACCAGCGTATGCATTGACTCTGTCTAAGCTCCTGTTTGGTTGCCTGTATAAGGGAGACGCAAGCTGCATGAGCGGATGCAAAACAAGTTATTTTATAGTCATTTGATTGCATTCACTCATGCACAGAAAATTGCCGTATCAAGTCAGCCAGAATCACTCGAGCCTGCGCGTCCAAATACAGGCATCCAATCAGGCACTATAAAACTTTCCAGATGTTTGGCCGTCCTAAATAGGAGTTGACGAACAAGGCCCAGTATAATAATAATTAACTGGCCGATCGATTGTTCTGATTTTGAACACCTATCGGTGGTCAACTCTCTAGATAAGCTAACGCAAAGAAATCAAACAGCAACCTCTGACCAGTCCAAAGTCAGACCACTACGTGGTCAACCCTCGCCTATAAATACTTGTACACGCGACGTCTCCCCATTCCCCAAGCTACCATTCAACGCCAATTCACAATCCTTCACGGCTTCACCTTCGCAACTTCTAGAAGCTTCTTTCTACGCTCCCTCCCTCACCATGGGCAACGGCCTCTCCCCTTGTCTGTGTCCCAGAGCCGAGCGCGGCGAGACGGCGCGACTGGTGTTCTGGGGTGGGTCGGCGAGGATGGCCGACGAGCGGCTGTCCATCACCGCCGGGGACGTCACGGCGGAGCTCCCAGACCAGCACCTCGTCTGCGCCGCGGACTCCTTCTTCATCGGCCTGCCGGTCCCGGCGCTGTCTCCGTGCGAGCGGCTCGTGGCCGGGCGGACCTACTTCGTGCTCCCCGCGGCGCGCTTCTCCTGCAGCCAGGCGCTCACCGCCGCGACGCTCGCCAAACTCTCGCCGTCCTCCGCGGCGAAGGTGCCCCTCGCCGGCGGCGCAGCGTCCCCTTTCGAGTACGTCACTGGCTCCGACGGCGCGCCGCTCATCAGGATCCTGCCCGAGTTCATCGAGAAGGTGATCACGTcatgcggcggcggcaagggcggcaCGGCGGCGACGGAGCACCTGTGCAGCACGCCGGAGCTGAGGAAGCACTACATGCAGCTTGTCGGGGCGCGGGCGGAGAGGCCGTGGTCGCCAGGGCTTGAGACGATATCCGAGGCcgacaagaggaggaggatgctgTCGCCAGTGAGGCTGGTCGGGCTGGCAATGCCTTCTTCAAGATAGCCTGCTGCATATGCATGGATAGATTGACATATCAGGATAGAGAATTTACGCTTCTTGATGCAAGAGGCAGAAGAAGCAATGTAGATACAAATACAGAAACGAGAGAGTAGGCACATTGGATTTAGTTTTAGTTCATCAATTTTTTTTCATTCTCTCCTTTAAACAGAGGATACTCCAACTGGATGGAATCATGGAAGTTATTAAATAAATTGCATATGTCATCAAAGTTTGCATTTGGGTGTCCTACTAAGGGAGAAAAGAGTTTGAAATTGTAAGACATTTCCACGTACGTACGTGGTCTCTGACAGTGCAGGTGTGTATGATGAGCGTGCTATAGAGTACAACGATAAACATTCATTAAGTTGTTAATAATTAAAGGATAACTAAATTGGGCCTAGATCGATTTTAAGAGTCCACGATTAGTTTTGACTCAATCTAACTAAGATAATTTTATAAAACGAAATAATAATAGTACTATATTGCTTTTTCAATGGGAAAACACCACATCTACTCTATAAAATTTGGGTACATatactaccggaatcgcgttctttgttGATTACTTTTTCGGATTTGCCtagtgtcaaaaagcactcggcaaattaaaAAAAATCGAAAAAACAGAAAAATATTTTTTAAATTatggaacaactctccaaccatACCTattcgcaacctctctctcgcgcgcatacgcttctataccactacactactacaccaattacgtctatattacgttttcattcctcatgtactataacaaaccgagagtaatttgattatttaaggcactaaatgaatttatttgaaaatgtgaccaactataaagttgcataactcttTAAGACCTACAAattctattttaatagtttctacatccgagaccgtttacaaaataTGAATTTTAGATTTGAAAAgttcacacgaatttttcaatgataagatgatttcaaattaaaaagttgtcaattacaaagtttcattacatttcaagacctacaacttttattttggtggtttttccatccgaggtagtttgaaagattcaaattttaaaattcaaacatagttttgcatgacaagatgatttcaaaccaaaacattagcaactacaaagtttcataactcttcgatacctacaactttcatattggtggttttttctttcgaggtcgttttcaaaattcaaattttaaatttttaaaattcagacgtagttttcgttgacaatatgacttcaaatgaaaaagttgtcaactacaaacttctatagcttctcaagatctacaaagtttattttggttgtttggtcatttgttcatctcacatgatggttctaacaatatgcacaaattctatatatCTCTCtcatagtttcataaactacgagagagatataggttttatgaacaaatttatttttagtttgtcatatgaagaaatgttcaaaatataaaatgtacatcatgatgagttatacaaacttgtagttgaaagggaattaggcttacacctagtccctaattaattttggtggttgaattgaccaacacaaataattggactaactagtttgcccaagtgtatagattatacaggtgtaaaaggttcacactcagccaataaaaagaccaagttttggattcaacaaaggagcaaaggggcaaccgaaggcacccctggtctggcgcaccggactgtccggtgtgccaccggacatgtccggtgcaccagggggactcagattcaaactcgccaccttcgggaatttccagaggcgactc from Zea mays cultivar B73 chromosome 6, Zm-B73-REFERENCE-NAM-5.0, whole genome shotgun sequence harbors:
- the LOC103630306 gene encoding uncharacterized protein, producing the protein MGNGLSPCLCPRAERGETARLVFWGGSARMADERLSITAGDVTAELPDQHLVCAADSFFIGLPVPALSPCERLVAGRTYFVLPAARFSCSQALTAATLAKLSPSSAAKVPLAGGAASPFEYVTGSDGAPLIRILPEFIEKVITSCGGGKGGTAATEHLCSTPELRKHYMQLVGARAERPWSPGLETISEADKRRRMLSPVRLVGLAMPSSR